A stretch of the Halorussus lipolyticus genome encodes the following:
- a CDS encoding ABC transporter substrate-binding protein: protein MKTHTTRRTVLKALGAGGVTATTTGVLQQGQTYRIGSAVSSSGDLAVYGSRHERGMNLALDRVNSVGLKDGGELRVSLEDTASAPQTGVSAAQKLVNQEGVPLLMGAVSSGVTVAIARSVTIPNQVVQVSPHSTSPQITTLDDNGYVLRTAPSDAFQGAAMAQLALDQGIESASVILVNNDYGRGFADVLQSRFEAAGGTITNTVPYNSGQASYRPQLNQATQGNPDAIMFVAYPESFTTMARQAFEMGIKDQYQYIGAESTLAEPIRENVPARALDGMIGTTPSAPTETDAWDSFVSEFRSRYDTQPSVWAAYSYDATLLSALAIESADEFSSSALRESIYPVSRPEGTTVSSFETAKEELAAGNQIDYSGVSGSIDLNEEGDVPGTYKWWRFEDGDYRMQGFLDVEQESDATTTQGE from the coding sequence ATGAAAACACATACCACGCGCCGGACCGTGCTGAAGGCGCTCGGTGCAGGCGGCGTCACAGCGACTACGACCGGCGTGCTACAGCAGGGACAGACGTACAGAATCGGGTCTGCGGTCTCTAGCTCGGGCGACCTCGCGGTCTACGGGTCGCGCCACGAGCGCGGGATGAATCTGGCGCTCGACCGGGTGAACTCGGTCGGCCTGAAAGACGGCGGTGAACTGCGGGTGTCGCTAGAGGACACCGCGAGCGCGCCACAGACCGGCGTGAGCGCGGCCCAGAAGTTAGTCAATCAGGAGGGCGTTCCGCTGTTGATGGGCGCGGTGTCCAGCGGCGTCACCGTCGCCATCGCGCGGTCGGTCACAATACCGAATCAGGTCGTGCAGGTGAGTCCGCACAGCACGAGTCCCCAGATTACCACGCTGGACGACAACGGCTACGTCCTGCGGACAGCGCCCTCCGACGCCTTTCAGGGCGCGGCGATGGCCCAGTTGGCGCTCGACCAAGGCATCGAGTCGGCGTCCGTGATTCTGGTCAACAACGACTACGGCCGCGGGTTCGCCGACGTGCTTCAGTCCCGCTTCGAGGCCGCAGGGGGCACCATCACCAACACCGTGCCGTACAACTCCGGGCAGGCGTCGTATCGCCCGCAACTCAATCAGGCGACCCAAGGCAACCCCGACGCCATCATGTTCGTCGCCTATCCGGAGTCGTTCACCACGATGGCGCGCCAAGCCTTCGAGATGGGCATCAAGGACCAGTACCAGTACATCGGGGCCGAAAGCACGCTGGCAGAGCCGATTCGGGAGAACGTCCCAGCGAGGGCGCTGGACGGAATGATAGGCACGACCCCGAGCGCGCCGACGGAGACCGATGCGTGGGACTCGTTCGTCTCGGAGTTCCGGAGTCGCTACGACACCCAACCGTCGGTGTGGGCGGCCTACTCCTACGATGCCACCCTGCTGTCGGCGCTCGCCATCGAGTCCGCCGACGAGTTCAGCAGTTCGGCGCTCCGGGAGTCCATCTATCCCGTCTCGCGCCCCGAGGGAACGACCGTCTCGTCGTTCGAGACAGCGAAAGAAGAACTCGCCGCGGGCAACCAAATCGACTACTCGGGCGTCTCGGGGTCCATCGACCTGAACGAGGAGGGCGACGTCCCCGGCACCTACAAGTGGTGGCGGTTCGAGGACGGCGACTACCGGATGCAGGGCTTCCTCGACGTGGAGCAGGAGTCCGACGCGACCACCACGCAGGGAGAGTAG